A genomic segment from Methanolobus zinderi encodes:
- the cfbA gene encoding sirohydrochlorin nickelochelatase, giving the protein MSEKIGILAIGHGSRLPYNNQVVTEIANMIAENNPEYIVKAGFMENSEPTVEEALQSFEGTGVTKIAAAPVFLASGIHITKDIPEILKLDPETNEGELEIDGQKVKIVYAKPLGSDKLIADLIFKRAQEVL; this is encoded by the coding sequence ATGAGTGAAAAAATCGGAATTTTAGCTATTGGTCACGGCAGCAGATTACCTTACAACAACCAGGTTGTAACTGAGATCGCTAACATGATAGCAGAGAATAATCCTGAGTACATCGTAAAAGCAGGATTCATGGAGAATAGCGAACCTACCGTAGAAGAAGCACTCCAGTCATTTGAGGGCACCGGTGTTACAAAGATCGCTGCTGCACCTGTATTCCTTGCATCAGGCATCCACATAACAAAAGACATTCCTGAGATCCTTAAACTTGATCCAGAGACAAACGAAGGCGAGCTCGAGATTGACGGACAGAAGGTCAAGATTGTATACGCAAAACCTCTTGGAAGCGACAAACTCATCGCAGATCTCATCTTCAAGAGAGCACAGGAAGTCCTTTAA
- a CDS encoding GTP-binding protein, translated as MDAIIIGGFLGSGKTTTVINVGKELAERGHTVAIIVNEVGEVGIDGDLISKYGLDTKEITNGCICCTLKLNMKTTLTELYHSYNPDYILVEPSGIAFPNLIKKELELMNFGDNIKVAPLVTLIDGSRFKDIMKSVKVYALRQIEDAEILVINKADLVEPIKMSVLVDSVQQLNSSARVITMSSRAGDSGFSELMDMIVPSLAEESHASVTSVKDHTVGLQCHDHSRHDEDHKHHHGDHHHEAHDGHGPHSHDNHNHEHHTHYDSESSGLASYANDYKILEEDIDSETAKVISMEIAESVKSEIIKLSPEFVGHIKMFLETPDETVKISITSYSENPEMNIIKTTAHSGPRFKILTAISGLNEDQLVDLVDSNVEQVFSKRNFISQRLHDPHDHHHHHHNHDDDEDDHDHKHEHGNKHKHLHEEMDDIYDHDFISCDTESNDCQL; from the coding sequence GAACTGGCTGAAAGAGGCCACACAGTAGCAATAATTGTGAACGAGGTTGGAGAAGTAGGTATTGATGGTGACCTGATCTCAAAATACGGACTTGACACCAAGGAAATAACAAACGGATGTATCTGCTGCACTTTGAAACTCAACATGAAAACAACACTAACTGAACTTTACCACTCATATAATCCAGATTATATTCTGGTAGAGCCTTCAGGAATTGCTTTCCCGAATCTGATCAAAAAAGAACTCGAATTAATGAACTTCGGGGATAATATCAAAGTGGCACCTCTTGTGACACTAATAGATGGTAGCCGTTTCAAGGACATCATGAAATCAGTTAAGGTCTATGCATTAAGACAGATAGAAGATGCAGAGATACTTGTGATAAATAAGGCGGATCTTGTTGAGCCTATTAAAATGTCTGTTCTTGTAGATTCTGTACAACAGCTCAATTCCAGTGCCAGGGTTATTACTATGTCATCACGTGCAGGAGACTCTGGCTTCAGTGAACTCATGGATATGATCGTTCCATCTTTAGCTGAAGAAAGTCATGCTTCAGTAACTTCTGTGAAAGATCATACTGTAGGTTTACAATGCCACGACCATAGTCGCCATGATGAAGATCACAAGCATCATCATGGAGACCATCATCATGAGGCACACGATGGCCATGGTCCTCACAGTCATGATAATCACAATCACGAACATCACACACACTATGACAGTGAAAGTTCAGGACTTGCTTCTTATGCAAATGACTACAAAATACTGGAGGAGGACATTGATAGCGAAACTGCTAAAGTAATCTCCATGGAGATTGCCGAGAGTGTCAAATCCGAAATTATCAAACTAAGTCCTGAATTCGTGGGACACATAAAGATGTTCCTGGAAACTCCTGATGAAACTGTAAAAATAAGCATAACTTCCTATTCCGAAAACCCTGAAATGAATATCATAAAAACGACTGCACATTCTGGTCCAAGGTTTAAGATCCTCACTGCAATCTCCGGACTGAACGAGGACCAGCTTGTCGATCTGGTTGACTCAAATGTGGAACAGGTCTTTAGTAAGCGAAATTTTATATCCCAGCGTTTGCATGACCCGCATGATCATCACCACCATCACCACAATCATGACGATGATGAAGACGATCATGATCATAAGCATGAACATGGGAATAAACATAAACATCTTCATGAAGAGATGGATGACATCTATGATCATGATTTTATAAGCTGTGACACGGAAAGTAATGACTGCCAGCTTTAA
- a CDS encoding GTP-binding protein, with protein sequence MQIIIISGFLGSGKTTSVIRIGKHLQEKGFSVSVLVNDIGDVGVDGQVISENGLESKEIPRGCICCTLKYALEANIALVQAQYDPDVLLIEPTGVAFPLRVKEQIEKMDFGSEVSMGPIVGLIDGSKFDDLMQHSGEAITRQIENADIVLLNKKDLLNTDQLSEFATTIKKINPHATLHSLSLKCDDGDSFISFADSLVRSLKNSSPISGMNNEITKTNKISLSESCTPTDEFNHFNVSSYADSYSINGFSDQNQVTRMALELIESIKRSILELNPRFLGHLKMFLHTESVSFKVSITSYQDRPEIEYVKTRNSIDSKMTVFAAVTDIARDNLADIIENAVSARSDQLGIAI encoded by the coding sequence ATGCAAATTATCATAATAAGTGGCTTTCTTGGTAGTGGAAAAACAACTTCTGTTATCAGAATAGGGAAACACCTGCAGGAAAAAGGATTTAGCGTTTCAGTGCTTGTCAATGATATTGGTGATGTGGGTGTCGACGGCCAGGTTATCAGTGAGAATGGCCTTGAATCAAAGGAAATTCCAAGAGGTTGTATCTGCTGTACTCTTAAATATGCTCTGGAGGCAAACATAGCACTGGTGCAGGCACAATACGATCCTGATGTCCTTCTTATTGAACCAACGGGTGTTGCATTTCCTCTAAGGGTCAAGGAGCAGATCGAGAAAATGGATTTCGGTTCGGAAGTTAGCATGGGGCCTATTGTAGGGTTGATAGATGGAAGTAAATTCGATGACCTGATGCAGCACTCAGGGGAGGCGATTACAAGGCAGATAGAAAATGCAGATATTGTCCTGCTTAACAAAAAAGACCTGCTAAACACAGATCAGCTATCTGAATTTGCAACAACTATAAAGAAAATAAATCCTCACGCTACACTTCACTCTTTGTCCTTGAAATGTGATGATGGTGATTCATTCATCAGCTTTGCAGATTCACTTGTCAGAAGCTTGAAAAATAGTTCCCCAATTTCAGGAATGAATAATGAAATTACAAAAACAAACAAAATATCACTCTCCGAGTCGTGTACTCCTACGGATGAGTTTAATCACTTCAATGTAAGCAGCTATGCTGATTCCTATTCCATAAACGGTTTTTCTGATCAGAATCAGGTAACTCGCATGGCTCTGGAACTAATAGAATCGATTAAAAGAAGTATTTTGGAGTTAAATCCCCGGTTCCTGGGACACCTGAAGATGTTTCTCCACACAGAATCTGTATCTTTTAAGGTCAGTATAACCTCCTACCAGGACCGGCCGGAGATTGAATATGTCAAAACCAGAAATTCTATAGATAGTAAAATGACTGTATTTGCAGCTGTGACTGATATTGCACGTGATAACCTTGCAGATATTATAGAGAATGCGGTCAGTGCAAGGTCAGATCAGCTGGGGATTGCTATCTGA
- the fdhD gene encoding formate dehydrogenase accessory sulfurtransferase FdhD, with protein sequence MSEKRHLKGDRKTEVFREDEENNSSPFYVPLKCLEITENNKKHIDVDVIIEERLDLFVNNVHITTFFASPNELRELALGFLVCDGFIEPDTKIHEIAIKENSIFCEIDINTQELEELKHIVRCGSTSYRRDDFRQINSDAQFTSDSIIHAVNQLKELGRIWHLTGGAHTSMVCDELGEVLFFCEDVGRACSVDKVVGKALMNGTDLSKCALITTGRLASTMVSKAVNAGFPLIASKGATVREAVELARETGITLVAFVRGKNLYVYSGEKRIIQ encoded by the coding sequence ATGAGTGAAAAACGGCACTTAAAAGGAGACAGGAAGACCGAGGTCTTCCGGGAAGATGAGGAAAACAATTCCTCTCCCTTTTATGTCCCGCTGAAGTGCCTGGAAATCACAGAGAACAACAAAAAACATATCGATGTGGACGTTATCATCGAAGAAAGGTTAGACCTTTTCGTAAATAACGTTCATATAACCACTTTTTTTGCAAGTCCTAACGAACTCAGAGAGCTTGCTCTGGGATTTTTGGTCTGCGATGGATTCATAGAACCCGATACCAAAATCCATGAGATCGCAATCAAAGAGAACTCCATTTTCTGTGAAATTGATATCAATACTCAGGAACTGGAAGAACTGAAACATATCGTGAGATGCGGAAGCACATCATACCGCAGGGACGATTTCAGACAGATTAATTCTGATGCACAGTTTACTTCGGATTCCATCATCCATGCAGTGAACCAGCTAAAAGAGCTTGGAAGAATCTGGCACCTTACAGGCGGAGCACACACTTCCATGGTATGCGACGAACTGGGAGAAGTACTCTTCTTCTGCGAGGACGTGGGAAGAGCATGCTCGGTTGACAAGGTTGTCGGAAAAGCTCTTATGAACGGCACCGATCTGTCAAAATGCGCCCTGATAACCACAGGCAGGCTTGCCTCCACCATGGTTTCAAAGGCAGTGAACGCCGGATTTCCTCTTATTGCCAGCAAGGGTGCAACTGTGCGTGAGGCTGTGGAACTTGCAAGAGAGACAGGGATCACACTTGTGGCTTTTGTGAGGGGAAAGAACCTGTATGTGTATTCCGGAGAGAAACGGATAATACAGTAA
- a CDS encoding CARDB domain-containing protein, which translates to MSFGRYSMILVGMLLIFLVPGTGLADSGEIEVDLVSAFDTDGQANDVEVEDGYAYVVEDHGLLIIDISTPSSPSLAGNYSIENETFCVAVEDDYAYVGTDSGIEVIDVSNPESPGLAGSYETGDNSVDIVLSDGHAYVSGFWYGLVILDVSDPTSPVSAGNYYVYGAYLNDIAVSGDHAYLTSGMHGSSGLDIIDISSFSSPSFEGAYSIGDALGVAVSDDYVCVGGSSISDPDTGVWIFDRDNPSSPELLGNLDTAPAYDIVIKNNYAFLANGSGLVIADISNPSSPAIVGSHPTGVNSYDVDVEGDYAYVASYDNGFVVLHMEEENSSSESLQVGISNPDGTFSVNPGDSLLLEAKVTDNLGNLMKGSEVSVRATFSNGDESINLFDDGNHADGSSNDGVYANTWMPEVTADDSAEAPCTIKISARHSSLKAADAKVSGVVISETPEPSPDKPPNLIISDVMVDGTTINYEIKNTGSGASGSTDSYLYINDMNRQLASDEVASLEPGESRIESFSYTYESAGRTDTIKVVADATSSVSEESEDDNYRVEGFKDDGRSLMKIGILSLQDGFTINSGEPRLVRAKVTDNLGNPMSGKSTSLVTATFSSGGDPVRLFDDGEHNDENPDDGIYANEWTPEKRSDDSDTECTITAFAHNSMLGDAHDSINGLILSGSAASTGTSTGESEIENAEVAESSDQESGFSKWWGPGLILLMLIGGFMAYSLPGVLVSLKKESITELAIMKQANASNSFDYRSYIFNSFEKGREVSVILPSANVIRMEPDASSSQDSFSWEGVHSRESMTYVDDEQYEHLFFEATVEYTNPLGISVSTKADSPVASIRNNGPVPVKNIFVIYTDGVRQTRCLAYLAEVDAFSNGTAGLEGTDYNVQRLANIMTEAGIPAESASSFFESSENSSSLLDKDAWRKINQMYLLYQLPESMHKELVFIEVKPQAAVRERFCWVVAEVG; encoded by the coding sequence ATGAGCTTCGGCCGATATTCAATGATCCTTGTCGGAATGCTTTTGATTTTTCTTGTTCCTGGAACGGGTCTGGCAGATTCAGGTGAGATTGAAGTGGATCTGGTATCAGCTTTCGACACCGATGGCCAGGCAAACGACGTTGAGGTGGAAGATGGATATGCCTATGTTGTTGAAGATCACGGACTTTTGATAATTGATATCAGCACTCCTTCCTCTCCATCTCTTGCAGGAAATTACAGTATTGAAAATGAAACCTTTTGTGTTGCTGTAGAGGACGACTATGCCTATGTGGGCACTGATAGTGGTATCGAGGTTATTGATGTTAGTAATCCGGAGTCACCGGGCCTGGCAGGAAGTTATGAGACCGGGGATAACTCTGTCGATATCGTCCTCTCAGATGGTCATGCTTATGTCAGTGGTTTCTGGTATGGCCTTGTGATCCTGGATGTGAGTGATCCCACATCCCCGGTATCCGCAGGCAATTATTATGTTTATGGTGCGTACCTTAATGATATTGCCGTCTCAGGTGATCATGCATATCTGACCAGTGGGATGCATGGCTCTTCCGGTCTTGATATTATTGATATAAGCAGTTTTTCGTCACCATCCTTTGAAGGGGCATACAGTATTGGTGATGCACTTGGTGTTGCTGTATCAGATGATTATGTCTGTGTGGGAGGAAGCAGCATTTCAGATCCGGATACAGGCGTCTGGATATTTGATAGGGATAATCCCTCATCACCAGAGCTTCTGGGGAATCTGGATACCGCACCAGCATATGATATTGTTATAAAGAATAACTATGCCTTTCTGGCTAACGGATCAGGGCTTGTGATCGCAGACATCAGCAATCCCTCATCACCAGCCATTGTCGGGAGTCATCCTACAGGTGTTAACTCATACGATGTGGATGTTGAAGGTGACTATGCCTATGTAGCCAGTTATGATAATGGTTTTGTTGTCCTCCACATGGAAGAAGAAAACTCTTCCAGCGAATCTCTTCAGGTTGGGATCTCAAATCCTGATGGTACTTTCTCGGTAAATCCGGGTGATTCACTATTGCTTGAAGCTAAAGTGACCGACAATCTGGGAAACCTGATGAAAGGCTCTGAAGTGTCTGTCCGGGCAACTTTCTCGAATGGTGACGAATCGATTAACCTGTTCGATGATGGTAATCATGCGGATGGGAGTTCAAATGATGGTGTATATGCTAACACATGGATGCCTGAAGTCACTGCAGATGACAGTGCTGAAGCTCCGTGCACTATAAAAATATCCGCCCGGCATTCAAGCCTGAAGGCTGCAGATGCTAAAGTAAGTGGTGTGGTTATATCTGAGACTCCTGAACCTTCTCCAGATAAACCTCCGAATCTCATTATCTCGGATGTGATGGTGGATGGCACCACCATAAATTATGAAATCAAGAATACCGGCTCAGGTGCATCGGGCTCCACAGATTCATATCTTTATATAAATGATATGAACAGGCAACTTGCATCCGACGAGGTGGCATCTCTGGAACCAGGTGAATCCAGAATTGAATCGTTCAGTTATACATATGAATCGGCAGGAAGAACCGATACTATCAAAGTTGTGGCTGATGCCACATCAAGTGTGAGTGAGGAGAGTGAAGACGACAATTACAGGGTTGAGGGTTTCAAGGATGATGGAAGAAGCCTGATGAAAATAGGGATATTGTCTTTGCAGGATGGCTTTACTATAAACTCCGGCGAACCCCGACTGGTCAGGGCAAAAGTAACTGACAATCTTGGAAACCCCATGTCAGGTAAAAGTACGAGTCTTGTGACCGCAACTTTCTCCAGCGGCGGCGATCCAGTGAGGTTATTCGATGATGGTGAACACAACGATGAAAATCCGGACGATGGTATTTATGCAAATGAGTGGACACCGGAAAAACGATCCGATGACTCTGATACTGAATGTACGATAACGGCTTTTGCACACAACTCTATGCTTGGAGATGCACATGACAGTATCAACGGACTAATTCTCTCAGGCTCTGCTGCCAGTACCGGGACATCAACCGGAGAAAGCGAAATTGAAAATGCTGAAGTTGCCGAATCTTCTGATCAGGAGAGCGGATTCAGTAAATGGTGGGGACCAGGATTGATATTACTGATGCTGATTGGCGGGTTTATGGCTTACTCTCTGCCCGGTGTCCTGGTCTCGCTCAAGAAGGAAAGCATCACGGAACTTGCTATCATGAAGCAGGCAAATGCTAGCAATTCTTTTGATTACAGATCATACATATTCAACAGCTTTGAGAAGGGAAGGGAAGTATCCGTGATCTTACCCTCCGCAAATGTCATCAGAATGGAACCCGATGCCTCAAGCTCCCAGGATAGTTTTTCCTGGGAAGGTGTGCACTCCCGGGAATCCATGACATATGTAGATGATGAGCAGTATGAGCATCTCTTCTTTGAAGCTACAGTGGAGTACACGAATCCTCTGGGTATATCTGTGAGCACAAAGGCTGACAGTCCTGTAGCCAGCATCAGGAACAATGGTCCTGTACCCGTAAAGAATATTTTTGTCATTTATACTGACGGAGTACGGCAAACACGCTGTCTGGCATATCTTGCTGAGGTCGACGCATTCTCAAACGGTACTGCAGGCCTTGAGGGCACCGACTACAATGTACAGAGGCTTGCGAATATAATGACCGAGGCTGGTATTCCTGCTGAATCAGCATCATCCTTCTTCGAAAGTAGTGAAAATTCCAGCAGTCTCCTTGATAAGGATGCATGGAGGAAGATCAACCAGATGTATCTCCTTTACCAGCTTCCTGAAAGTATGCACAAGGAACTTGTATTCATTGAAGTAAAGCCTCAGGCTGCTGTAAGGGAGAGATTCTGCTGGGTTGTGGCAGAGGTGGGGTGA
- a CDS encoding LVIVD repeat-containing protein, which translates to MFFIIFGVTVAAADEINITLVSTFETDGQASDIDLKSNYAYIADSENGLVIVDVSDPSSPVLAGRSDVNGSADNVAVEGDYAYVTDENKGLRIIDVSHPSLPVLVGNYDTGGTARGLAVSQNHAYVADGSNGLVVIDVSDPTSPIIAGNFSQPGFRAFDVAVEDDYAYVASDSGLFTFDVNNPESPALTGTNNPGFYVMDFQYEAITVSDNRTYSIDSYNRLFIDDIGDPSSPVTYKNSTECSPAASTPGTNVGVVVLDNYAYAGSEHFGIVNVSDPSSPFIAGYYDTEGAACSVAVSGDYAYVTDSRGLVILLMEKEGTTPAKSIQIEILSPEAGLLMDPNESILIQAKISDIDGSQLQDPAETSVKVTFNNSETPVYLFDDGNHSDGNTGDGIYANEWMPGNISNISELEYTITVLTQNPASEEMSDGISGLIVFNDDINSTSTDAFNSQTIDPEKNSGSENSAGISSSGGGTASSGGESGDLTYKDAEPETESKDSVISSEAGTMDSESGLSSFESSEEQESSEKNPAYSKEWALGFVLVSVGIIAVYSITGKRR; encoded by the coding sequence TTGTTTTTCATTATCTTTGGAGTTACAGTAGCAGCTGCAGATGAGATCAACATAACTCTGGTATCCACTTTTGAAACAGATGGCCAGGCATCTGATATTGATCTGAAGAGCAACTATGCTTATATAGCCGATAGTGAAAACGGCCTTGTTATAGTTGATGTAAGCGACCCATCCTCGCCGGTTCTTGCAGGAAGATCTGATGTCAACGGTTCTGCAGACAACGTTGCAGTCGAAGGTGATTATGCCTACGTGACAGACGAAAATAAAGGTCTCAGGATCATTGACGTCAGCCATCCCTCACTACCAGTTCTCGTTGGCAATTATGATACTGGTGGTACTGCAAGGGGCCTTGCAGTATCGCAAAACCATGCTTATGTGGCAGACGGCTCAAACGGACTTGTTGTGATCGATGTGAGCGATCCGACATCCCCGATTATTGCCGGCAATTTCAGTCAGCCCGGTTTCCGTGCATTTGATGTTGCCGTCGAAGATGATTATGCATATGTAGCTTCTGATTCCGGTCTGTTTACTTTTGATGTGAATAACCCCGAATCGCCAGCTCTTACAGGCACAAACAATCCGGGCTTTTATGTGATGGATTTTCAGTATGAGGCTATCACTGTTTCAGACAATCGCACCTATTCAATTGATTCGTACAACCGTCTCTTTATTGACGATATAGGTGATCCCTCGTCCCCGGTCACATATAAGAATTCGACGGAATGCAGCCCCGCAGCAAGTACTCCCGGGACTAATGTGGGTGTGGTTGTTCTGGATAACTATGCCTACGCAGGCAGCGAGCATTTTGGTATAGTCAATGTCAGTGACCCATCATCACCTTTCATTGCAGGCTATTATGATACGGAAGGTGCGGCATGTAGTGTTGCAGTTTCAGGTGATTATGCTTACGTAACTGATAGTAGGGGTCTTGTGATCCTCCTGATGGAAAAGGAAGGGACCACACCCGCAAAATCCATTCAGATAGAGATTCTGAGCCCGGAAGCTGGTCTTTTGATGGATCCGAATGAGTCCATATTGATACAGGCAAAGATTAGCGACATTGATGGAAGCCAGTTACAGGATCCAGCGGAAACTTCAGTAAAGGTAACTTTCAACAACAGTGAAACTCCGGTCTACCTTTTCGACGACGGAAATCATAGTGACGGGAATACAGGTGATGGCATCTATGCAAACGAATGGATGCCTGGAAACATATCCAATATCAGTGAGCTGGAGTACACGATTACTGTCTTGACACAGAACCCGGCATCAGAAGAAATGAGTGATGGAATCAGTGGTCTGATCGTCTTCAATGATGATATTAACAGTACAAGTACAGATGCATTTAATTCACAAACAATTGACCCGGAAAAGAATTCAGGTAGTGAAAATTCAGCTGGTATTTCATCCTCAGGTGGGGGGACTGCCAGCTCCGGCGGAGAAAGCGGAGATCTCACGTACAAAGATGCTGAACCGGAAACGGAATCAAAAGACAGTGTCATATCATCTGAAGCCGGGACCATGGACTCTGAATCAGGATTAAGCTCATTTGAATCTTCTGAGGAGCAGGAATCTTCGGAAAAAAATCCGGCCTACAGCAAAGAATGGGCTCTCGGATTTGTGCTAGTATCAGTAGGGATAATAGCTGTCTATTCAATAACCGGAAAAAGGAGGTAA